A segment of the Bactrocera neohumeralis isolate Rockhampton chromosome 3, APGP_CSIRO_Bneo_wtdbg2-racon-allhic-juicebox.fasta_v2, whole genome shotgun sequence genome:
caaaaacattaaaaacataactgttgattttgcaaaaacatgTAATGCCGTTAcaacgttttttaaaaaataaattaatttctacgTTATTCCACTGCTCAATTATCACAGCCACCAGCCTGCTTTCAGCCCTCAGAGAATCCGCTCATGGTCACTTACCTCACGTGAGGCAGATTTTGACCGGTTAACTGTGCAGTAAGTTGTTCTAAAAGCAGTTAAATTTAACATAACTCTAACGTAAACGGTGTTATCGCTAACtacatattttgttataaaaaaacgtGGTACCacactgcgtatacgcaacatttgtAACATCGAATTAAGCTGGTGCTTTCGCTTATTTGCTTTGATTAAATTGTTGACATTGCTTAAATAACGTATACCGTTTGCAGAAAATACCGTTACAGTGTTGATTGAATTAACACTTTGCGctctaaataatttaattattacaacGAGCATCCGTTCGGTGATTTAATGTtatgaatatttgaaaacatgTCTGAGCTCCCACACACGCTAGCGGCGGTAGAGGAGGTGAAAACATTTCATTTTCGCAATTATATTTcgttacaaaatataaaaaaataaaaaacaaatttttaccatcaaaaaaattcgaaaaatatgaAACTTTGTTTTTGAGCTTAAAAGCAAGTGGCAAAAATAGTGCCGGTTTTAGTAATGCAAACAACGATAAATAACTTTTTgtgatgtaaaaaattaaataactaacACTTTCAGTTATTTAAAGCTGCACGTTTAACAAACATGCATAGCTTGCTAAGCGCGAAAAATCCAATTTTAGCTGCAGTTATTTATATTTGGTGGCTGGGGAAGGCTTTTCAATTTGATCGATCTGCAGCTTAACCATTTATGTATGCTTATAttgttatgaaaataatttgaaacgtagaaataacaataaaaattggcAATATATACATGTGGtatagtaaaaacaaaacaaaaatattaaaacatgcTTACTTTTGGTTGCCTAGAGCAGcaactttcaaaataatattttaaggcATAAAAACCTAagaacttatgtatataaaaatatatatttgaaaaaaattttcatttcggttaaaaaaatatacatgtgtggttaaaaaatatttcttcaaatttgttCCAATGCAATGAGtaagcatttttatattttgaaaatcaactattgcctacatttagggtgcACCTGCAACTATAagtacaaggagcgttccaaagtaaacaggacttaaaaaaaaaaaaataaatgttttttttcggcaaaatcaacttattttattcaaaatagtctccttctgcttcaatacagctttttgcacggtccaaaagcatgtaaacgaatgttttagctcgttggccagtatggccgccagtatgcggGTGCAAGCCACAGCGCACAGTTTCGatagaatttccggtgatcacggactgtgattggcccacatgttgatcgtcatttatgtcctcaggACCACTCTGAAAAAGTTGAATCCACTCGTGCGCTCTCCTACGAGATAGGCaattatcgccataaacttgtttcatcaattgaaaaatttcggtaaaagttgtatcaattttaaaacaaaatttacggttggctctttgttcgaatctcattttcgcaccgataacacaaacatacagacacttaaaacgcaataacttcacatacaatcaatgaaatgtcatgaaattttcactggacaatcgataaagatagcagattgcaacagtcgacatatagatgggcCACCAGGGGACATTGCGCAGTCTAGGCCATGTTGTCCGGCTGAAAGAGAACACTACAGCTTTGagggttttcgattcagtacccgccggtctAAGGAAAACCAAATAGCGAAAAGCAGACACGACTGGcgagctgttgttaactcggccactcgccagtaaagaaaaaaattaaataatactacATTGTATATCAGTTGACTTTCTACAGGCAACGAGATTAAAGCGGTGCACGCAGCATAAAATTtcatactttgttgttgtacacacctctgatttaatttttgttgtatgcaTAAACGTTTGACTGCGTGTAAGTTTTCAATTCTctgtaaattgaatattttgcaactgacaatattgaaaacaacaacTCTTTTGATCCCTTGTAAGTGCTTCAGTACATATTTACCACAAAACCGAATAAATGGTCGTAAATTGCCGTTGTGTCAAGCCACAAATTTGGGCAAATATCGGTTTACTAAAGCTTTGAAAATCTTTACAacgttttattaatttatttattctaagcTGGATTATTACGTAGATTTATTTTGGCTGCACTTTGCTGGagagcaaataaattaaatattttcatatttttacactcGTTCAAGGGAGAGTTGGTGTGATTGTTAGGTAGTGAGGATGTGGAGAGTTTGGATGTTGATGTTTCaagtgaaataatatatttagataGTTGCTCAGTGATGCTTTACATCATTGCCTGCTCCAATATGTTAATCGATTTCTATCACGGCTTTGTCACCGAATTAGAGAGGGTAAAAGTCGACAGAAGAAAGCGTAGACTCTCTCAAAACGAACTGTGAGGGAAGTTTGAAAGTGATTAAGTGACAAAACACTCTAACTCGAAGCTGATCTGACAGTCATCTGCTTTCAAATAAATTCAGGCATATGAGAACTGTGTACTATCCCTATTGTCGACAGAAAAAAATCAGGAACTGGTGTTAAAAGAAACGACCTAATCTCTTAcctttgcaataatttttcttaagacCCCAAAACCTCAGTATTACCTACTATAGTTGTCAACGCCTACAAACGAATAAAGATTAAATTCGTGTGATAATTTCCTGCTTTCtggaaattaatttgttatgaCCGAAAGCCTTCTACGGAGTTTATAGTTTTCACTTTGAAGAACTCAGCTTAAAGAGGTTTGAACTGTTTTGAATTTTGCAAgcaaaaatttcttttgaacaatttttctaGAAGCGTTGCCACTTGTTTACAAAAACACATTAATTAAACCGCAATCAAAAAACGATTTAAGCAAAATTACTTAAAGAAATATTCTTCATAGAAGTTGCCAtctcaatataatttttaccaGTGCCAGTTTTGAACTGTTTTGAATTATgcaagcaaaaattttttaggCACGGCGTGGAGAAGAATTTTTGAAAGgtttaaaacagaaaattttaaaggtgccacctatttcaaaatttaatgaaataagcaattaataataatgctaTCCAAAGAGGTTATGGTtatagagaaatatttttagaagagttgccacctgtttacaaatttaattaagcatGTTTTTATTACATGAACAGGTGGCAGACAGAGGTTTAAAAatacgaaacaatttttttaaaagtgttgccaccCGTTTACAATATTAACTAAGTACGTAATAAAAACACTATGATCCGAAGAGGTTTAAAAATACGAAACAGATTTTTTAAaagcgttgccacctttttacaaaattaattaagtatGTAATAAAAACGCTATGATCAGAAGAGGTTTAAAAATGCGAGAAAAGTGTTTTTGGAAGAGTTGCCACccgtttacaaaaaaattaaaaatagtataaatataaaaacatagaaATAAGCGCAATATGGTCATCAAACCAAAACGGTTTAAGcagacttatttttttttttaatttcaaaattctttataaGTGTTGCCATCTGTTAACTCAATATAATAATTACCAATCGTTGATTTGCAATATGATTGTCATatgaaaaaggttttaaaaagcttacagttaaaaatatattgtaaagagttgccacatatttatattttttaactgtacatccttttttacatttttttcgtgaaataaaaaactcaaattagtgccataatattgtataaaatatttcatatattaaagagctatatataatttaatgagTACATggtttgtatttacatatttactgttattttctgttttacttAAAATTGTTTGATAGGGTTCCACAAGCAGGATCAACTCGTTGCAGTGAAGAAGTAAAACCACCAGGCCGATATAAATTGAaatgataaataatattaacaaatcACCTATAAAAGCACAAAAGCTTTACAGCTTCACTGCAAACATTAGTCCAGCTCATTTCGTTTGGTAAAATTTATCACATTctgtattatttataaaatttttggtcatgctTCACTTCAACGGTGGCACCATGCCGTCAAAACTACCCAGTATATTTCCAGGTGGATTGTAGTTACAAACGACGTACGTAGAATCAGCTCTTTGGAAGagaaccaaaattaaattttctatatcaAATATGTTAAGCAGAGAACGTGGACGACATTCGCTCACCTTGTCGCAATACCCACACCTAACTGTCGACTGTCACGCCACACAATTTGCGTAAAATGTCCGGTGCCAGGTTTGTAGGTGGCCTTCGAGAAATCATAATTGCGTATCTCATCGTACCAGTTTTTCACCACTGTAGCGCCATCCACCTCCATGCCACTCGATGTGTATAAGTTTTCGCCGTATGTGTGCACTTGACGGTGTTCCAGGCGCCCAGTAGCGGCCAGATGCTGTAGAAATGAAATTTAcagaattatatatatgtatataaagcttttgttttgtatataaagCTTTTGTTCTTGAGACATAGTTATGTGCACTCCTAAAGGTATGCCATATTTTTCTTGAATTATCGAAGATGGGACATCTCCAGTAACCCTATATACTTGAATCCACTCACAGTTTGATTCTCACTCACCTGAGCCCATTGTTGCGCATATTTACTCAATTCGTTGCTGAGAGATAGTGGTGGGCAATTCTGGTGTCGGGCACGATATCTGTTATGAGCATCCAAGCATTCACGATGAAAGTCTGATACCTCGTCTGAAGTAGCGCCACCactgtgaagaaaatatataattgtaagttaagaaatatgGCGCTTCAATAGCGGTGTGATACCAAGGATGCAATTTAGTACACttgcgataaaaaaaaaatagtataagaaagttaataatccgCAGATGTCACCAATGCCAACGAATATCACATTTGTTGCGATTTCCTTCAACAGCCGGCCATTTTCTACTATTCCTTCTTTCGCCATCTCCAAATGAAAACATGCTCCTCGATGCCGGTCTTTGACACCCTACTACTAACGACAGCTATCATTCATAAATCAAGACGCTCATTATAAATAAACCCCTTAGAAGCCCCATACAAATTTCGTCAGACCTGCGACATAACCTTACCTCGTTGTCATGCCGCCATCGTAGCATATTTGAAGTTGCGCCGGTGGTGATGCTTGAGTTTGCCCAACGCTCGGAGACATTCGGGTAGACGTGTCTGCATAGGTCTCATCCCTGTACTTGTAAGCCTCACTTTCCCTTGATATGGCATTATTATGAATACGCGTCGAAGTAAGCGGATAAGCTTCATCCCTGTATTTGGATGATTGTGTTTCATTTGCCATTGGACACTCGTGTATTCGCGTCGACGTAATTGGATGGTTTTCACCCCTGCTCTTGGTTGTTTGGATTTCGCTCGACGCGGGACTCTGACGCCTACGCGTCGACGTATTTGCATAACTTTCATCCTCGTATTTGCAGCAATGCCTACCTGAATGTTCCACAGAAGCTTCATTGAGTTCTCTACGGTTCCTTTCACGGCTCGTGTCATTCAAGCTCCTGTCAAACGCTGTGCTGTGCGCAGCTGAGTTTGGCTCCATGTAGCCCTGACCGCCGCGGCTACAGCCAGTACAAG
Coding sequences within it:
- the LOC126753062 gene encoding mucin-4-like → MGNAGSSNRSDPHRSPPHQSYQYYEQARPQTRNRDQYDVSGSMNEASMGPRIVVHGSPYMDRPSQYEVRQRTPKRMPKHSTPKSSHSGAAMCVREYGISLQRPQAISETSLFSNQRPQQRPPPTTIRSQPQQQQQLVRSPIESCNCKACRDKDEKLAAYAGSSVTPNTTYVSSSAANTTYASPIAATNTTNVSPIEYTSTPTAPKRNACTTANSCTGCSRGGQGYMEPNSAAHSTAFDRSLNDTSRERNRRELNEASVEHSGRHCCKYEDESYANTSTRRRQSPASSEIQTTKSRGENHPITSTRIHECPMANETQSSKYRDEAYPLTSTRIHNNAISRESEAYKYRDETYADTSTRMSPSVGQTQASPPAQLQICYDGGMTTSGGATSDEVSDFHRECLDAHNRYRARHQNCPPLSLSNELSKYAQQWAQHLAATGRLEHRQVHTYGENLYTSSGMEVDGATVVKNWYDEIRNYDFSKATYKPGTGHFTQIVWRDSRQLGVGIATRADSTYVVCNYNPPGNILGSFDGMVPPLK